The sequence TCATGACCCCGATCATCCAGAGTGAATCGCGAACCCGGAGACTGCAACTGCACGCTCCGGGTTCTCCGCTTTCTTCATCCTTCCAAAAAGCTTTTACTCTGATCGAAATCGTTCTCGTCCTCACCCTTGTCGCCATCATCACCGCCGCCGCAGTCCCGGCTGTCAACGGCCTCCGCGACGAAGCCGCCGCCCGTGAGCCCCTCACGGCGCTCGCCCGACTCGCCAAAGAAACCCGGCTCCAGGCGATGAAAGACAAACGTCCTTATCAAATCGCCTTCACCGCCCAAGGATTCACCGCCACCCGCTACCTCAGTCCCTACCTCCAGGCCGCCGAACTCGAAGCCTTCCTGCAAACCCCTGTTCCCGATCCTGTCACCGAAGCCACCGAATCCGCCGATGGTGCCCCCCCTCCACCCACCTTCGTCAACTGGACCAAAACCTACGCCCTCCCTGAAGGTCTTCAATACAACGTCCAATACTGGCACGAAGCCTCCCCGACTGAAATCTCCGGTCCCATCGTCAGACTCTGGGTCTTCCAGCCCACCGGCATCGTCGCCCCCATCACCGTCAACCTCATCCATCAAGGCACCATCCACAGCGCCACCTTCAACGCCCTAACCGCCGACATCGCCAAAACCAGTTCCCACAGCCAGTAAGAGAAAGGCTAAAGATAAAGGCGAAGGGCAAAAGCTGATCTCAAATCACAAATCATAAATCATAAATCATAAATCATAGATCCAATTTGACCTCCCCATCTCCAGCACCTTCCAACCGCCCCGCCCGTCGCCGGACACACGGTTACCTGTTGCTGGAACTCATCCTCGCCCTCACCCTTTTTTCCCTC comes from Phragmitibacter flavus and encodes:
- a CDS encoding pilus assembly FimT family protein; translated protein: MTPIIQSESRTRRLQLHAPGSPLSSSFQKAFTLIEIVLVLTLVAIITAAAVPAVNGLRDEAAAREPLTALARLAKETRLQAMKDKRPYQIAFTAQGFTATRYLSPYLQAAELEAFLQTPVPDPVTEATESADGAPPPPTFVNWTKTYALPEGLQYNVQYWHEASPTEISGPIVRLWVFQPTGIVAPITVNLIHQGTIHSATFNALTADIAKTSSHSQ